The genomic stretch CGTTTCTTCAGTATTTCTTCACGTAAGGCACAATAGCGAACAGGTAGCTAACTAAGACAGAAACATGACTGGCAAGTTTCGGATACGATCCCAGCTGACCTGCGTTGATGAGCTGGGCCATTTAAATGGCTCTTGGGTCGCCTCTGGTTCGGCTCAGACTCGGAATGAGGGATATCCACAGACTCAGGTAACTTTAGTATTAACATTTTagtattaacatttttatcCAAGTAAGAATCCAATACAGCATGAATAATACGAATAACGTTAGATTAGCGGTGTAATGTGTCTCAGCAAAAACGTTTTTAACATAAAAATCCAAGTTACGTATACATTCAATTCATTCAAAGGATCTGTTCATTTCAGCCTTCTCCTTTGTGTCACTCCAAAGAGAGAGACCGTGAAGCCAGAGAGCCAGCAATCCCATAGGAAATGTACATTGCTtgtaactttttaaaagcaaatggcacaacaacaaagaaatttGAAATCGGGAACCAACAGAGCTTGGGACGaagacataattattttttcttgttttggcttGATTGTTCTGGCTGgatttggtttgtgtgtgtgtgtgccctcttTTGTTCCCCGAGAACAGCCAGATTTTTtgtggcatggattcaacaagttGCAGAAAACATTCCTTgcggattttggtccatgctaaCTCTGTAGCATCACGCAGTTCTTGAAGATTTTTGTCCACACATTCACGCTTCAAACCTCCTGTTTTACCTTATCCCAAATGACCGGGCCATTGGAGTAAAtggaagtcactgtcatgttcatggaaccagcttgagatgttCCATGCTTTTTGACATGGCTCATTATCAAGTAGGCCTATCCATTTGGAAAATGGTAGAATGTAAGACTGCTGTAAGGGGATACACATGgacagcaacaatgcttaggtatgctgtggcatttaAATTATGCTCAGTTGGTactaaggggcctaatgtgtgccaagaaaacattccacacATCATTacagcaccaccaccagcctgcactgtttatgccaaattctgactACTATCAGCATGATGCTGCAGGAATCAAGATTTGTCAGACCAGGCAATACTTTTCCAATCTTCAATCATCCCGTTTTGGTGATCACGTGCTAACCCACTGTAGCCTCAACTTCCTGTTCtaagctgacaggagtggaacctggCATTGTTTTCTGCTCCTGTAGCTTGTCTGCTTCAAGGTTGTGCGTTGCTTttagagatgctcttctgcacaccactgttgtaaacagctgttatttgggCATTTGTGGCCCTTCTGTTTGCTTTaatgagtctgcccattctcctctgacctcacTCATTAAGATGTTTTCCCCCATGCAATTGCCATTCccttgaaatgttttgtttatcgcaccattctctgtaaactccaCACTCTGTAGTGCATGAAAACCCCTAGAGATGCAGGAAGCGTCAGGTCtagcaccaacaatcataccatggtCAGAGTAGCTTAAGTCACCACTCATCTTGCCTGTTGTCATGGTTGGTTGAATAGCAGCTAAACCTCTTCACCGTGCATGCttttatattgagttgcagccacatggTTTGCTGCTTGTTAAAGTGACCACTGcgtaaatatttgtgtgtgtgtgtgttttgcactgCAGTTGGATAGCCTTCCATCCCAGTCTTTCCCAGAGAAAATTAACATATTGCTCTTAGGAATAGTAtgcagctaatgctagctagtAGGTTTTAGCAGTATTTTTGTGATACACGGAGATTTACAATGCTGAATGTCCTCTCATGATTTTGGTACAATGTTATGATAATAGGAAAGATGACTGGTTACTaattttctgtgtaattttgCTTTCCTTAGTTGCTCTTTAACAAGGCCCTGCCAGCCAGTACCTCGAACCGCGTGACCCATGTGAACCCCCCGGCGCCCATTGTAATCGAGAAGCTGGTCACGGGGCGTACGTCGCAGAACGGCAGCGACAGCGTCCGTAGCTCGCTCTGCTTCTCCGCCCTGTCAGAGGAGCGGCTGCAGGCGGCAGTCAGGCTGGCCCGGAGGGACCTGCAGCGGAGACGGCAGGAGTCCATCCTGGGCTCCCCCCCGCAACAGACACCCCAGGGCGCAGACCACCGCAAGGTACCGGAGACCGAACgctattgtgtgtgtttgactgctGGTTTTATTTCAGGGTCAACACTCAAGCACTTTTGTTGTGTGGAGTAGGGCCATGTTTTTGGCTAAAATTTGCTTGTCAGTTCCTGGGGccaatttttttcagttgacgGAAAGGCTAAAAAGTCCTAGATCGTCAAAAGTGGAGCTGCTTGGCGGCAGTTTCCCAGTGCAAATTAACAATGCAAAGCAagaactgaaatgtaaatcgTGTTTTTGGTGATGCCTTCTAGAAAAAGCCACAGGACATCCATGTGTACTACAATGTAGCCTTGGGAAATcgtgttaattgtatttttacctTTTCTCCGAAGCTGAATAAAGCTGTTAGTGCAGGAGGTGCAGCAGGCCCAAAGGGGACCCGGTCTGGAGCCCAGGTTCTGCTGTACACGCCGCAGAAGCTTCCCTTACCTCCCGGCACTGAGCTCGGCCTGTCCCCCCCGACCCGAGACTCAGGCCCTCAGCCCAAAGCCTCTGGCCAGGAGGCCAAGCTCAGTCAAGAGATCTGCAGGCTGCAGAAAGAACTGGGGACCTACATTCAGAGGATTGAACAGCTGGCTAACAGAGGTAACAAGggtgacagtgagtgtgtgacagtgctgtGGTGATGCGTGACTTATTTTTCATCTGATTGTGTCTATCTTTGCGGAATTGAGAGcttatacataatataatatacattGAGAGGCGTCTCAGACAGTGGCTGAGGTGAATGGAATGTGGAGGCCTGAAGAAACTATGGAAgccatatatttaaaaactaaaCTGGGCCTTCGCTAGAGCTGAGCTTGGTGGAGTTGAGCTATAAGAGCTATAAGAGCTCTGTCCCAAATATGTAGAGCAAGTCTTTGCGATTACAATAAGACCAACTGTTTTTACAGTTTACGGTTGTCAAACTGTAGGTCCCAAAAGTAGATGTGGGTAGGCCAAAAGTGGAGTAAAAATGGACACTTTGTccctaattttttaaatgatggttCAGAGTATACCATTACAAGATTAAATTATGGGAGTCAAATATCAGAAAGATGTGGGATGTTAAGATTGAAAAGATTCCCCCTCTGGTATTACCCTTGAGCTTGTTGTGCTCAATTGAGTGCACAGTTGAATGAGCTGTATTCAGTTGAGTGTGTTGTGTATTGCAGGACAGCATGTGGAGGAGCGATTGGACCCAGATGAGGAGCGTCGAGTGGAGATCCGCAGACAGGAGCAGGCAGCCCGCTCTGCTCGTATTATATATGTGCTCCAGCAACAGGTCTGCAATCTACCCATACTCTGCATGCTCACCCTTTCACACCCACTGCAGTGACCTGCGTGCTAACACACCCACTGCAGTGACCTACGTGCTAACACACCCACTGCAGTGACCTACGTGCTAACACACCCACTGCAGTGACCTACGTGCTAACACACCCGCTGCTGTCACCTACGTGCTAACACACCCGCTGCTGTCACCTACATGCTAACATACACCTTTATGCTAACACACCCACTGCAGTGACCTACGTGCTAACACACCCACTGCTGTGACCTGTGTGCTAACACACCCACTGCAGTGATCTGAGTGCTGACACACCCACTGCAGTGATCTGCGTAGTAACACACCCACTGCAGTGACCTTCATGCTGACACACCCACTGCAGTGAACTGTGTGCTAACACACCCACTGCAGTGACCTGAGTGCTGACACACCCACTGCAGTGACCTGTGTGCTAACACACCCACTGCAGTGACCTGTGTGCTAACACACCCACTGCAGTGACCTGAGTGCTGACACACCCACTGCAGTGATCAGAAATGGTTTCCAGTGATTTGTGGATTTTTGTCTGTGCTCTAatcattattttctctttctttgctGCAGGTGAAAGGGATTCAAGAAGATTTAGACAAGCTGCGCTCACAGAAGATAAAGCATACAAAAAAGGTAGGTTTCTTGTGCAGCAGTCCGGAAGGTTGGTACAGAGAAGGTGTCTGTGTGACAGAAGACCCTTTTCTGCGTGCAGAGGCGAGGGCAGTGACAGTCCAGAAACATTAAACTGATGGCCTTGGGAAGTACTGGTTTCACCTCAGTTAATTACTTAACCTGCCAGGTTATTGGTAGAAATGTAACCTGTTATTCTATCAGACTGTCAGCCTTGTAGCTCCCTCACAGTGTACTATGTCAGGTAAAggtgtctttgtctctctctccctctcctccttccctctctctgtttctctctctcctccttccctctcccctgcagTCCAGAGCAGTGGACAGGCTAGCCGCGGCTCACAGAGGGGCCGTCCGAGCCATACAGGTCTTCATCAGTCAGCTACCCGACCAATCGGAGAGGAAGATGCCGTCCCATTACAGGGAGCTGGGGCAGCTGATTCGCCAGCTGTCTCTGTGTTCGGCCAaggtggaggcggggctggggtcCTCCGTTCCCGAGACGGCTATCGACATCCTGCAGAAAGTGGAGGTCAGCCTGGGGTTTTTGCTCTTCACTTCTTTGCATAATAATGGTgtacaaataaatcattttaaatgtcagaatGGGAAAAGTGTCAGTTGCTCATTCTCAAATTTACTAGGATATTCATTAGTTAATGACCTGGCTGGAGAAGGTCTGAACTGTTCCTGTTATATAGCTAGTTTGGCTATTGCATGCATTTGTCTGTGTTGCTATAATGCTATAATGTGTTTAAGGCTGTTGTGTGCTGCAGGCCCTGGACTCTGCCCTCACtaagcaggagagagggaggcccAAAGAGCCGAGGGCGAGCAGCAGCTCTCCAGCGAGGCGCAGGTCCCCCGGGGGCCGACAGCACAGCGCCTCCCCTCCCCGAGCGCCGAGAGCGTCAGCCGCCAGGGGCCCCGCCGGGCCCCGCAGACCCGCCGCTCTTAAAAAGAATCTGCCAGGTGAGCTACCTGCAAACTCTCATTCAAACATGCTGCTCGTAAAAAGAATCTGCCAGGTGAGCTACGTGCAAACTCTCATTCAAACATGCTGCTCGTAAAAAGAATCTGCCAGGTGAGCTACGTGCAAACTCTCATTCAAACCTGCCGCTCTTAAAAAGAATCTGCCAGGTGAGCTACGTGCAAACTCTCATTCAAACCTGCCGCTCTTAAAAAGAATCTGCCAGGTGCGCTACCTGCAAACTCTCATTCAAACCTGCCGCTCTTAAAAAGAATCTGCCAGGTGAGCTACCTGCAAACTCTCATTCAAACCTGCCGCTCGTAAAAAGACTCTGCCAGGTGAGCTACGTGCAAACTCTCAATCAAACCTGCTGCTCGTAAAAAGGGCCAGCCCATTTGGAGGGATAATGTTGTCCCCTATCAGACAGGAGATTGCCAGCAGCCTGGCCTGACGGTCCTCTGAACCGAGATGAGGTGCTGAGGGCGGGGCTGGACAGACTCATTCGTGCCCGAGGactcgggggcggggcttccagGAGTCACAGAGGCCCCCCGCAGCCTGAGAAGCCCAAGGTGAGCACGGCGGGAATCGTACAGGGCGCATTCATCTGATAAAATTATTGATATGATTTGTTCTGGAGGTGTTTGGGGTTTAATGAAAGAAAGctgaaaagtgaaaagaaagTGAAAAGATCTGTTTCTCAAATCTCGCCTCTGAAGAAGCGCACACCCTTGAACGACGGAAGGTTGCAGAAACCAACGGTCTCGTCCCGTCTGAAGGAGGCCCAGATGCAGCAGAAAGACGCCTCCATCCCCTGGATACCCACATCTCCACACGCCTCTCCTCCACAGCTGTGAGCTCAGACACCATTTTGAGTACATCGTTACATTATGTGACATCACATTATATCACGTTGCTTTACGTTACTGTGTTAAAATGACATTCTTTTCACAGATGCTTTTACTCGCGTGTTTCCTGTGCGGCTGACTGGGGGGattctttctcctcttctccccgTATGCCATCCCCTTATGCCCTACATGTCTTTCAGagcccagccccagcccagGAGCATGGAGCCCCGGTGTCTGTTCTCCCAGCTGAAGCAGTCCGCGGGCCAGGGGGAGCAGCGaggcccccccagcccccccagcgcCCCTGGGGCCCGGGGCCTGGACGCGGAGCAGAGGAGAGAAGCGCACAGTGAAGCTGTCCGGTGAGTCGCTCTGGCCCCCTTTCCGCTCAGTCACCCCCCTGTCATCTCAGATCCCTACCCCTGCTTGGTGCTTTTAGATCAGGCCGCTGTGTTTGCAGGCAGGTATTGCGCTCTGGGTGTTTATATTACTGTTTgcacattataaaaatgtatttttttcccacgTTGTTACGTGATGTATGCACTCTGAACGTACACAGGTAATGcgataaaaatatttattttaaaataggttacggttttgtttttattaaaacctTTAACCTTGGTTAATGACATAATTTTGAAAGGGTAGACTGGGACTTGTAGTTTGTTTTCACTGTCGGTGTGGTGGTGCTAAGTGTACACGTCGGCTGAAGTGTGGTCTGCTGGCGCTGATGTTCCGGCGGTCGGCTCTTCATACTGAATGTGGGAACGTTTCTCAGGCAGGCGTGGGTGGATAAGGAGACCACGCGCAGGCTGAGGGAGCTGGGCCAGCTCAGTAAGGAGGAGTCCGAGCGGATCAACAGACTCAGGTactgcagcactgaccctgCCTCTCCCACCGCGTCCGTACACTTTACGCATTCAGACTACTGATGGCTGACTTTCAGTGACCGTCTTTCTGATTATTACGTGGCGATAGTGTCTGAATGTAGTCATGCAAATTACCAGTGGACAGGCAAACATGTGAAAAGGCATCCAGTCTAGCGTCTCATCTAGTGGAAAGAATCATCCCAGTATCTCCTCCAATGGTACCTATGTGATGAAAGGACTAAAGCTGATAAAGATGAATTAAACAATGGAGATGTGGCACCTGCCTGATCATATTCTAAACTGCTGCCTTCAGGAAGCTATTACTGTACAGGTGGTTCCTGGCTCACAGCTGTGTAatcaggcgtgtgtgtgtgtgtgtgtgcgtgtgtgtgtgtgtgcgtgcgtgcgtgtgtttgtgtatgtgtgtgcatgcgtgtgtgtgtgcgtgtgtgtatgtgtgtgtgcgcgtgcatgtttgtgtacgtgtgtgcgtgcatgtttgtgtatgtgtgtgtgtgtgcgcgtatgcgtgtttatgtatgtgtgtgtgtgcgcgtgtgcgtgtttgtacgtgtgtgtgtgcatgtttgtgtatgtgtgtgtgtgcgcgtatgcgtgtttatgtacgtgtgtgtgtgtgcgtgtgtgtatgtgtgtttgtgcgtatgcgcatgtgtgtgtgtttgcgtgtttgtgtatatgcatgtgtgtgtgtgcacggccgctgtgtgtgttttgcagggaAGAGGTGGGCTCCCCGACACTCTgggcacagagagcagagagtgaAGCTCGTGACAGACTTCAGCCTCTGCTGACTCAGGCACAGGTAGTACACCTGAACCCTGCGGAACATTACCGTGCCACGTTTATAAACTGtaaactcaacacacacacagataaattggttatttttgtaaagcacatgtCCAGTTTACCAGGACTGCACTCAATGACTCCTGGTCTCTTCTTAACAGCAGATCCGGGAGTCCTGGGACAGAAAGGCTGGATCACTGAGGCATCGGCTGTGTGAACAGGCTACTGACAGAGTGAGTAACTCTCAAACACTCTGCAACACGCAGGCTAATACTGAAATGCACTGTGGAGCACAGGCTaacacagaaatgcactgtAGCGCACAGGCTAACACAGAAACGCACTGTAGAGCACAGGCTAACACTGAAGCACGCTGTGGACCGCAGGctaacactgaaacacactgtggAGCACAGGCTAACACTGAAACGCACTGTGGAGCACAGGCTAatactgaaacacactgtgGAGCACAGGCTAACAATGAAACACGCTGTGGACCACAGGCTAatactgaaacacactgtggagcacaggataatactgaaacacactgtgGAGCACAGGCTAACACTGAAACACGCTGTGGACCACAGTctaacactgaaacacactgtggAGCACAGGCTAACACTGAAACACGCTGTGGAGCACAGGCTAATACTGAAATACAACATTGGGTGTTATAACTTGAATGGAAGTTGTATGGTtcgtttattttaatgttacaaCCTGAGTATGtggtatgtgagtgagtgtaataACCTGAATATACGATTTGTATGAGTAATAACTTGAATACATggcgtgtctgtgagtgcagtAACCTGCAggtattgtgtgtgcgtgagtgtaatAGCCtgcatgtatggtgtgtgtgtgttgtgagagatagagagagagagagagagtgtgtgacatGAGTATACAGATTTTGGTGTGTGTTAGAGCGGAATACCCTCTTGAATGCTGGTTGTGTTGTGccgtcgccccctgcaggctgcagtAAACGCAGAGCTGCTGAGCGAGGCCATACTGGAGGATGTGCTGGAGG from Anguilla anguilla isolate fAngAng1 chromosome 12, fAngAng1.pri, whole genome shotgun sequence encodes the following:
- the kiaa0753 gene encoding protein moonraker isoform X2, producing the protein MTGKFRIRSQLTCVDELGHLNGSWVASGSAQTRNEGYPQTQLLFNKALPASTSNRVTHVNPPAPIVIEKLVTGRTSQNGSDSVRSSLCFSALSEERLQAAVRLARRDLQRRRQESILGSPPQQTPQGADHRKLNKAVSAGGAAGPKGTRSGAQVLLYTPQKLPLPPGTELGLSPPTRDSGPQPKASGQEAKLSQEICRLQKELGTYIQRIEQLANRGQHVEERLDPDEERRVEIRRQEQAARSARIIYVLQQQVKGIQEDLDKLRSQKIKHTKKSRAVDRLAAAHRGAVRAIQVFISQLPDQSERKMPSHYRELGQLIRQLSLCSAKVEAGLGSSVPETAIDILQKVEALDSALTKQERGRPKEPRASSSSPARRRSPGGRQHSASPPRAPRASAARGPAGPRRPAALKKNLPDRRLPAAWPDGPLNRDEVLRAGLDRLIRARGLGGGASRSHRGPPQPEKPKKRTPLNDGRLQKPTVSSRLKEAQMQQKDASIPWIPTSPHASPPQLAQPQPRSMEPRCLFSQLKQSAGQGEQRGPPSPPSAPGARGLDAEQRREAHSEAVRQAWVDKETTRRLRELGQLSKEESERINRLREEVGSPTLWAQRAESEARDRLQPLLTQAQQIRESWDRKAGSLRHRLCEQATDRAAVNAELLSEAILEDVLEDTAQALWAAERSRDLEQGALQLLQAPTLESMLLRMEEMEKDQEAVRLRLAGISYSNLLFSAKDDGTAPDPRPSSPRPLRLTRPALRGGTAADIVLEGPVEAGAAFESSLSEDTSPLPSPTKPADPPTVERGGAIPLSLPVSMQRSMLAYRQDFESYLRLVSHEAVGSFNPWAIADRINSASNASPLLYVVSSLSPNPVSHNLWQLAILISLFYINH
- the kiaa0753 gene encoding protein moonraker isoform X1; its protein translation is MTGKFRIRSQLTCVDELGHLNGSWVASGSAQTRNEGYPQTQLLFNKALPASTSNRVTHVNPPAPIVIEKLVTGRTSQNGSDSVRSSLCFSALSEERLQAAVRLARRDLQRRRQESILGSPPQQTPQGADHRKLNKAVSAGGAAGPKGTRSGAQVLLYTPQKLPLPPGTELGLSPPTRDSGPQPKASGQEAKLSQEICRLQKELGTYIQRIEQLANRGQHVEERLDPDEERRVEIRRQEQAARSARIIYVLQQQVKGIQEDLDKLRSQKIKHTKKSRAVDRLAAAHRGAVRAIQVFISQLPDQSERKMPSHYRELGQLIRQLSLCSAKVEAGLGSSVPETAIDILQKVEALDSALTKQERGRPKEPRASSSSPARRRSPGGRQHSASPPRAPRASAARGPAGPRRPAALKKNLPDRRLPAAWPDGPLNRDEVLRAGLDRLIRARGLGGGASRSHRGPPQPEKPKKRTPLNDGRLQKPTVSSRLKEAQMQQKDASIPWIPTSPHASPPQLAQPQPRSMEPRCLFSQLKQSAGQGEQRGPPSPPSAPGARGLDAEQRREAHSEAVRQAWVDKETTRRLRELGQLSKEESERINRLREEVGSPTLWAQRAESEARDRLQPLLTQAQQIRESWDRKAGSLRHRLCEQATDRAAVNAELLSEAILEDVLEDTAQALWAAERSRDLEQGALQLLQAPTLESMLLRMEEMEKDQEAVRLRLAGISYSNLLFSAKDDGTAPDPRPSSPRPLRLTRPALRGGTAADIVLEGPVEAGAAFESSLSEDTSPLPSPTKPADPPTVERGGAIPLSLPVSMQRSMLAYRQDFESYLRLVSHEAVGSFNPWAIADSLAEELMDEALSDVAAEFQDVCEEYAEAVFTSEFLQPLQSPVTSHSAKDSQ